TGCAATACTTTTTTACTTTACACTAAATAATTTTTATGCATTTATGTTTAATAATGCAATTTTAGGAGCTTGTCTTAGCCTAATTTTACCTTATCTTGAAATCTTGGCAATAAAAGATTTAGGTAAAGATAAATATGGAAAATCAAGACTTTTTGGTTCAATTGGATTTATGTTAATTTCTTTAATATTGGCAAGATTTCTAACACAGCCAAAAATTGCATTGGATTTTTATCTATTTGTAATAAGTATGATGGTTATATTCTCTTTAATATTACTTCGTTTTGATGTTTCACATGAAACTCAAAATCAAGATACATATGAAAATTTTTCTTTTACCAAGCATTGGACATTTTGGGTATGCTTATTTTTAATGCAAATAAGTTTTGGTGGTTTTTATAATTTTTTCACTATTTATGAAACAGCACATGGAATCAGTCTAGAAATGACATCATATCTTTGGTCATTTGGTGTTATATGTGAGATTTTAATGCTTTATTTTCAAGGACCTTTGTTAAAAAGAAATCTTATAAAAATAATCAAATTTTGTTTACTACTAACAACTTTTAGATGGTTACTATTATATTTGTATCCTGATTCACTAATGATAACATTCTTATCGCAAAGCTTACATGCTTTTTCATTTGGACTATTTCATAGTGCTGTAATAATATACCTTTACTCTTTATACGAAAATAAAAAACTTGCACAACAATTCATGTATGGAGTTGCATATGGACTTGGAGGTTTTTTAGGTGCTTTAATAGCAGGTTGGTTATATGGAGCAAATCTATTTTTATATAGTGCTATATTTTCAGCACTTGCATTTTTAGTAATTATCAATAGAAAATAAAGATTACTCTATTTGCATAACTAATAGTTTAATATTCTTTTTCTCTTGTATTTCAACTAACTTTAAACCCTCAATATTTGAAGCTAAAAATTCAGCAATTGAACTTATGTTATTAGTTGCTAAATGCTTTAATAAAATACCCCTGTAATGTTTTGCCCAATGACTAACTACTTTATTATCTTTTAGAAATTTAAAAGTTAATACATTTGCTTTTTTAACTTTATAGAATTTTTCATAATGCCCTGCTCTTAAATCTATTATCTCTTCACCTAAATAATCATCAAGAGCTAAACTAAAGTTTTCTAAATAAAACTTTTCTACATTTATATTAGGTAGTTTTGCACCTTGCTTATATTTATAATCAGGTATCAAATCAGAAGCTTTAATTGGACCAAAAAGATTAGAAAATAAAACTACATTATCATCTATATAAGCTTTTTGCTTATTGTCTAAACTATCATAAGCTAATGCATCAAAAGCTACTCCATTATATCTTTGAATAGCTTTCATTGTGGGCTTATTTTTAAGTGATTGTTTATACCTTTTTACTTCTTCAATTTTTTTTAATCCAAACCATTTTGACAACTCTTGTAAATCTAAACTTTTTATATGATTTTCATAAAGTTCAAATATCTCTTCTCTTTTAGAAAATAATTCTTTTAAAAAAAAGTTTTCTTCACAATATGGTTTTGAATCTCCATTTGGGTTTTTAGTTTCAGCTGGGGCTAAAAGTATTTTCAATTAATTTCCCTTTTATAAAAATATTCCATCTACATAATACCATTTGCCATCTACTTTTAAGAACCTACTTTTTTCAGTAAAGGAAGCATCTAGATTATTTTGATATAAAGTAGCTTTAAAAGTGACAAAACTCTCTTCTTTACCATCAATACTTTCTAAAATTTCACAATTTTGAAAATCAGTATATGAACAAAAATTTAAAATATCGTTTTGCCATCTTTTTCTATTTTGAGTAAATTCAGGGTTGTTAAAATGAGTAGTATCAATAATATAGTCAATTTTACATAAAGCAAAAGCACTATATCGTGAACGCATTAGTTCCAATGCAGTTTTTGCAGGTTTACCATCATGAAGCTCTTTACAGCACTTCTTATATTTTTTATCACTTCCACATATGCATTTAGAATTTATCGATATTTTCAAAGGTATCCTTGTGAATTAATATAAA
The window above is part of the Malaciobacter marinus genome. Proteins encoded here:
- a CDS encoding MFS transporter, which translates into the protein MLFFSISAFYFFYFAAVGIYVIFLPKVLQDVGYDALDIGFILALAPLMRFATPFLFLKHINLNQTVFKIALFTSIFCAILFYFTLNNFYAFMFNNAILGACLSLILPYLEILAIKDLGKDKYGKSRLFGSIGFMLISLILARFLTQPKIALDFYLFVISMMVIFSLILLRFDVSHETQNQDTYENFSFTKHWTFWVCLFLMQISFGGFYNFFTIYETAHGISLEMTSYLWSFGVICEILMLYFQGPLLKRNLIKIIKFCLLLTTFRWLLLYLYPDSLMITFLSQSLHAFSFGLFHSAVIIYLYSLYENKKLAQQFMYGVAYGLGGFLGALIAGWLYGANLFLYSAIFSALAFLVIINRK
- a CDS encoding YaaA family protein → MKILLAPAETKNPNGDSKPYCEENFFLKELFSKREEIFELYENHIKSLDLQELSKWFGLKKIEEVKRYKQSLKNKPTMKAIQRYNGVAFDALAYDSLDNKQKAYIDDNVVLFSNLFGPIKASDLIPDYKYKQGAKLPNINVEKFYLENFSLALDDYLGEEIIDLRAGHYEKFYKVKKANVLTFKFLKDNKVVSHWAKHYRGILLKHLATNNISSIAEFLASNIEGLKLVEIQEKKNIKLLVMQIE
- a CDS encoding YchJ family protein produces the protein MKISINSKCICGSDKKYKKCCKELHDGKPAKTALELMRSRYSAFALCKIDYIIDTTHFNNPEFTQNRKRWQNDILNFCSYTDFQNCEILESIDGKEESFVTFKATLYQNNLDASFTEKSRFLKVDGKWYYVDGIFL